In a genomic window of Trachemys scripta elegans isolate TJP31775 chromosome 12, CAS_Tse_1.0, whole genome shotgun sequence:
- the LOC117886108 gene encoding olfactory receptor 488-like, whose translation MSYDRYLAICRPLHYAALMNRRFCLQLVAASWISGLLGNSIILYVLSRLVFCGPNKIDHFFCDLIPVIKLSCSDTHLMELVVFLLSSIFSLPPLLLTLSSYLCILSTILRIPSTTGRQKAFSTCSSHLIVVTLFYGTIIIVYLLPKNNALRDLNKVFSLFYTVLTPMANPFIYTLRNKEVKNVLSKDVRKIRAFLRENTGT comes from the coding sequence atgtcttatgatcggtatttagcaaTATGCAGACCACTGCATTACGCAGCCCTCATGAATCGCCGGTTCTGCCTCCAGCTAGTGGCTGCATCTTGGATAAGTGGCTTGTTGGGTAATTCCATTATATTATATGTGTTGTCACGGTTAGTTTTCTGTGGCCCCAACAAgattgaccatttcttttgtgatctAATTCCGGTTATTAAGCTCTCCTGCAGCGACACCCACCTCATGGAACTTGTGGTTTTCCTACTTTCTTCCATATTCTCTCTGCCACCATTACTACTCACCTTGTCATCTTATTTATGTATCCTCTCCACCATCCTGCGAATCCCTTCCACCACCgggaggcaaaaggccttttccacctgctcctctcacctcattgtggtCACATTGTTCTATGGAACCATAATCATTGTTTATCTGTTACCAAAAAACAATGCACTGAGAGACCTGAACAAAGTGTTTTCTCTTTTCTACACTGTCTTGACCCCCATGGCCAATCCTTTCATATATACCCTGAGAAATAAAGAAGTTAAAAACGTACTCAGTAAAGATGTCAGAAAAATTAGGGCTTTCCTGAGAGAAAACACAGGCACATAA
- the LOC117886106 gene encoding olfactory receptor 10A7-like, which produces MEKRKCGNQTSITEFNLLDFRNLHGLQILLFLLFLVIYTVTMAGNILIVVLVVADQHLHTPMYFFLGNLSCLETCYTSTILPRMLASLLTGDRTISFSGCIIQLYSFGFLVVTECFLLAAMSYDRYLAICKPLHYSALMNGRFCLQLAAGSWVSGFLAITIIIFLMLQLTFCGPNEIDHFFCDFIPLLKLSCSDTQLISMVSLFLSFFDTFPPFLLTVASYIYIITTILRIPSTTGRQKAFSTCSSHLIVVTVFYGTLVIVYMLPKNNTLRDLNKVFSVFYTVLTPLLNPLIYSLRNKHVNMALRKVLSKFAGSSSQQV; this is translated from the coding sequence atggagaaaagaaaatgtggaaatcaAACGTCGATCACAGAATTCAATCTCCTGGATTTCAGGAATCTTCATGGATTGCagattcttctcttcctgctgttccTAGTGATCTACACTGTTACTATGGCTGGGAACATCCTCATTGTTGtgctagttgtggctgatcagcatctgcacacccccatgtactttttcctggggaacttgtcctgcttggagacctgctacacctccaccatcctgcccaggatgctggccagtctcctgactggggacaggaCCATCTCATTTAGTGGTTGTATCATACAGCTTTATTCTTTTGGTTTCCTAGTGGTGACTGAATGTTTTCTCCTGGCAgcgatgtcttatgatcggtatttagcgatatgCAAACCCCTGCACTATTCAGCCCTTATGAATGGCAGGTTCTGTCTCCAGCTAGCAGCTGGGTCTTGGGTAAGTGGCTTTCTGGCTATTACCATAATTATATTTTTGATGTTGCAGTTAACGTTCTGTGGCCCCAATGAAATagaccatttcttttgtgatttcattCCACTTCTTAAACTGTCCTGCAGTGACAcgcaactgatttcaatggtaaGTTTATTCCTTTCCTTCTTTGATACATTTCCCCCTTTTCTACTAACGGTGGCATCCTACATATATATCATcaccaccatcctgagaatcccttccaccactgggaggcaaaaggccttttccacctgctcatCCCACCTCATCGTGGTGACCGTTTTCTATGGAACCTTAGTCATTGTCTACATGCTACCAAAAAACAACACACTGAGAGACCTAAATAAAGTGTTCTCTGTCTTCTACACTGTCCTGACTCCTCTGCTCAACCCCCTCATTTACAGCCTGAGAAATAAGCATGTAAATATGGCCCTGAGAAAAGTTCTTAGTAAGTTTGCTGGATCCAGTTCACAGCAGGTGTAA
- the LOC117886107 gene encoding olfactory receptor 1020-like, with the protein MVNTKWRNQTSITEFILLGFGSLQELQTPLFLLFLVIYIVTMAGNILIIALIVTDQNLHTPMYFFLGNLSCLETCYTSTILPRMLAGLLTRDRTISVTGCFVQYYFFGCLAGSECYLLAAMSYDRYLAICKPLHYTMMMNGRFCLLLITGCWIICFVINSIIIFLLSHLIFCGPNEIDHFFCDLTPLINVSCSDTELIELLAFILSSLIAVGPFLLTLTSYMCIITTILRIPSATRRHKAFSTCSSHLIVVTIFYGTLILVYLLPKTHTLRDLNKLFSLFYTVLTPLANPLIYSLRNKEVKKALSKGVREFIDFFGRQTLH; encoded by the coding sequence ATGGTAAACACTAAATGGAGAAATCAAACATCCATCACAGAATTCATCCTACTGGGATTCGGGAGTCTCCAGGAACTGCAGACCCCTCTCTTCCTGCTGTTCCTGGTGATCTACATTGTGACCATGGCTGGGAATATCCTCATCATTGCATTAATTGTGACTGATCAGaatcttcacacccccatgtacttctttttggggaatttgtcctgcttggagacctgctacacctccaccatcctgcccagaaTGCTGGCTGGTCTCCTGACTAgggacagaaccatttctgtTACTGGCTGTTTTGTACAATATTATTTCTTTGGTTGCCTCGCAGGTTCAGAATGTTATCTCCTAGCAGCAATGTCgtatgatcggtatttagcaaTATGTAAACCCCTGCATTATACAATGATGATGAATGGCAGATTTTGCTTACTTCTCATTACTGGCTGCTGGATAATCTGCTTTGTAATTAATTCCATAATTATATTTTTGTTGTCCCATTTGATTTTCTGTGGccccaatgaaattgaccatttcttttgtgatttgaCCCCATTGATAAATGTTTCCTGCAGTGACACTGAACTGATAGAACTTCTGGCTTTTATTCTCTCCTCCCTAATAGCAGTGGGCCCCTTTCTATTAACCCTGACTTCCTACATGTGCATCATCACCACTATCCTGAGAATCCCTTCTGCAACCAGGAGGCACAAGGCATTTTCCACCTGCTCTTCTCACCTTATTGTGGTGACCATCTTCTATGGGACCCTGATTCTTGTTTATCTGTTACCAAAAACCCACACACTGAGAGACCTGAATAAACTGTTCTCTCTCTTCTACACTGTCCTGACTCCCTTGGCCAATCCACttatctacagcctgagaaacaaggaaGTTAAAAAGGCTTTAAGCAAAGGGGTTAGAGAATTTATTGATTTCTTTGGAAGGCAGACACTCCATTAA
- the LOC117886105 gene encoding olfactory receptor 1020-like has translation MHVMEKGEGENETYITEFILLGFGNHAELQPLLFLLFLVIYIVTMAGNILIIALVVTDQHLHTPMYFFLGNLSCLETSFTSTILPRVLDSLLTGDRNISVTGCITQFYFLGLYVGVECYLLALMSYDRYLAICKPLHYTGLMNGRICQQLAAVSWMSGFMIITIVTCLMSQLHFCGPNEINHFLCDFTPVIKLSCSNTSLIILVTFIFSFIYTLPLFLLTLASYICIISTILRIPSTTGRRKAFSTCSSHLIVVTIYYGTLIIVYMFPDTDTLRDLNKVFSLFYTVLTPLANPLIYSLRNKEVKAALRKVISKCMELIEIEK, from the coding sequence ATGCATGTCATGGagaaaggagaaggggaaaatgaaacatatatcacagaattcatcctcctgggatttgggAATCATGCTGAACTGCAgccccttctcttcctgctgtttctaGTGATCTACATTGTGACCATGGCTGGGAACATCCTCATCATTGCACTAGTTGtgactgatcagcaccttcacacccccatgtacttctttctggggaacttgtcctgcttggagaccagcttcacctccaccatcctgcccagggtGTTGGACAgcctcctgactggggacagaaaTATTTCTGTTACTGGCTGTATCACTCAATTTTATTTCCTTGGTCTTTATGTGGGAGTTGAATGTTATCTCTTAGCACTTATGTCCTACGACCGGTACTTAGCAATATGCAAACCACTACACTACACAGGTCTTATGAATGGCAGAATCTGCCAGCAGTTAGCAGCTGTGTCCTGGATGAGTGGATTTATGATAATTACCATAGTCACATGTTTAATGTCACAGTTACATTTCTGtggccccaatgaaattaacCATTTCCTTTGTGATTTTACCCCAGTGATTAAACTCTCCTGCAGTAATACCAGCCTGATCATACTGGTGACATTTATATTCTCTTTCATATATACCCTGCCCCTGTTTCTATTAACCCTGGCATCCTACATTTgtatcatctccaccatcctgagaatcccatCCACCACTGGGAGGAGAAAGGCATTTTCCActtgctcctctcacctcattgtggtgacaaTCTACTATGGGACTCTAATCATTGTCTATATGTTTCCAGACACTGACACACTTAGAGACCTCAACAAAGTGTTCTCTCTCTTCTACACAGTCCTAACTCCCCTGGCcaatcccctcatctacagcctgagaaacaaagaggtcaAGGCGGCCCTGAGAAAAGTCATCAGCAAATGTATGGAGCTTATAGAAATTGAGAAGTAG